A genome region from Crossiella equi includes the following:
- a CDS encoding extracellular solute-binding protein: MVRRTSIRLLCAALALTAAGCGLSDPAVTTGAVTSGQVTGAITFQTLQLSPTFDGYLRGIIAEFERRHPGTRVTWQDIPSGSAARKTNADAVARSLPDVLDLDTGTLAPLARKGLVVDMSSAARELRAGFLDSAWRSLTYGGASAAALPWYLNTPVLLKNSALLAEAGLAEAPDPTTYPELVEASAKIAKATGRAGFQPTQDGFPNYLLSLGVPLVDAAGTKAVVRTPEAVSFVDSLAALQKSGGIPVDAVAAQQRNEIETFQEGRTAYLETGGSRLRIIQQNAPSTYARLTLGTPLGATGRGTWVVAHGIAVPRTSKNLPTAVAFAKFLTSADNQLALAKGSSTFPSTTASLADPFFTAQGTDLVSRARSIAATSLKSGTTTTRPPAADAEFAAALWSAVQPAILGEIPAEQALANAENKLTSILTGRQ, encoded by the coding sequence ATGGTTCGCAGAACGTCCATCCGGCTGCTGTGCGCGGCCCTCGCCCTCACCGCCGCGGGCTGCGGCCTCAGTGATCCGGCCGTGACCACCGGCGCGGTCACCTCGGGCCAGGTCACCGGGGCCATCACCTTCCAGACCCTCCAGCTCTCCCCCACCTTCGACGGCTACCTGCGCGGGATCATCGCCGAGTTCGAGCGGCGGCACCCCGGTACCAGGGTCACCTGGCAGGACATCCCGAGCGGCTCGGCCGCGCGCAAGACCAACGCCGACGCGGTGGCCCGCTCGCTGCCGGACGTGCTCGACCTGGACACCGGCACGCTGGCCCCGTTGGCGCGCAAGGGACTCGTGGTCGACATGAGCTCGGCCGCCCGCGAGCTCCGGGCCGGTTTCCTGGACTCCGCCTGGCGTTCGCTCACCTACGGCGGCGCCTCGGCCGCGGCCCTGCCCTGGTACCTCAACACCCCGGTGCTGCTGAAGAACTCCGCCCTGCTGGCCGAGGCGGGTCTGGCCGAGGCCCCCGATCCCACGACCTACCCGGAGCTGGTCGAGGCCTCGGCGAAGATCGCCAAAGCCACGGGCCGGGCCGGGTTCCAGCCGACCCAGGACGGATTCCCCAACTACCTGCTGAGCCTGGGCGTCCCACTGGTCGACGCGGCGGGCACGAAGGCGGTGGTGCGCACGCCCGAAGCGGTGTCCTTCGTGGACTCCCTGGCCGCCCTGCAGAAGTCGGGCGGCATCCCGGTGGACGCGGTGGCCGCCCAGCAGCGCAACGAGATCGAGACCTTCCAGGAGGGCCGGACCGCCTACCTGGAAACCGGCGGCTCGCGGTTGCGGATCATCCAGCAGAACGCGCCCTCGACCTACGCCCGGCTCACGCTCGGCACCCCGCTGGGCGCCACCGGCAGGGGCACCTGGGTGGTCGCGCACGGCATCGCGGTACCCCGCACGTCGAAGAACCTGCCCACCGCGGTGGCCTTCGCGAAGTTCCTCACCTCGGCGGACAACCAGCTGGCCCTGGCCAAGGGCTCCAGCACCTTCCCCAGCACCACGGCCTCGCTCGCCGACCCGTTCTTCACCGCCCAGGGCACCGACCTGGTCTCGCGCGCCCGGTCGATCGCGGCCACCAGTCTCAAGAGCGGCACCACGACCACCCGGCCCCCGGCCGCTGACGCGGAGTTCGCCGCCGCGCTGTGGTCGGCCGTGCAACCGGCGATCCTGGGCGAGATTCCCGCCGAACAGGCCCTCGCCAACGCCGAGAACAAGCTCACCTCGATCCTCACGGGGCGCCAGTGA
- a CDS encoding carbohydrate ABC transporter permease, whose amino-acid sequence MSRPVTERPRVSPGEAVLRWALMLLALAVVLGPLLWQLGTALKGPDEATTGFPGNLVPTDPTLDNFVTAFTQIPLGRYLLNSAVLAVLGVSTNLVLATLTGYALARISFRGRGLYLAALLATAALPFEVILVSTLIVTRELGLQDTLLGVVLPQAVAVTSILVMRQAFRGIPDELEEAAVLDGAGPVRTFLRIMLPNVRGSLAVITVLGFLDSWDHFIWPLVILSSPDNYPVNVGVQYLSGAFSADQRVISAAALVVIVPPLLVYLCLQRHVFSGLAGGALKG is encoded by the coding sequence GTGAGCAGGCCGGTGACCGAACGGCCCCGGGTCTCCCCCGGCGAGGCCGTGCTGCGCTGGGCGCTGATGCTGCTGGCCCTGGCCGTGGTGCTCGGGCCGCTGCTGTGGCAGCTGGGCACCGCGCTCAAGGGCCCGGACGAGGCCACCACCGGCTTCCCCGGCAACCTGGTGCCGACGGACCCGACGCTGGACAACTTCGTCACCGCGTTCACCCAGATCCCGCTCGGGCGCTACCTGCTGAACTCGGCCGTGCTCGCCGTGCTGGGCGTGTCCACGAACCTCGTGCTGGCCACGCTCACCGGGTACGCGCTGGCCCGCATCTCCTTCCGCGGCCGCGGCCTGTACCTGGCCGCGCTGCTGGCCACCGCCGCGCTGCCGTTCGAGGTGATCCTGGTGTCCACGCTCATCGTCACCCGCGAGCTGGGGCTCCAGGACACGCTGCTCGGCGTGGTGCTGCCGCAGGCGGTGGCGGTCACCTCGATCCTGGTGATGCGCCAGGCGTTCCGGGGCATCCCGGACGAGCTGGAGGAGGCCGCGGTGCTGGACGGCGCCGGGCCGGTGCGCACGTTCCTGCGGATCATGCTGCCGAACGTGCGCGGCTCGCTCGCGGTGATCACCGTGCTGGGCTTCCTGGACTCCTGGGACCACTTCATCTGGCCGCTGGTGATCCTGAGCAGCCCGGACAACTACCCGGTGAACGTCGGTGTGCAGTACCTCTCCGGCGCGTTCTCCGCCGACCAGCGCGTCATCTCGGCGGCCGCGCTGGTCGTCATCGTCCCCCCGCTGCTGGTGTACCTGTGCTTGCAGCGGCACGTGTTCTCCGGACTGGCGGGAGGTGCGCTCAAAGGATGA
- a CDS encoding carbohydrate ABC transporter permease: MSARTPLGRHRWYVPLLFVGPVLLVQGTFLFTPLVNTFVLAFTNASTVGGGHFTGLDNFARLAGDEEFWAAVGRTFLYLAITAPVIVLLSTSLAILVNTRLRGSGVVRALLFSPMVMPLATVAVLFQFVLRSDGLANQLLTGLHLIAAPLPFLTSSDLALLSLTLVTVWRGCALATLITLAALQNVSEDLDEAARIDGAGWLRRTWSVTLPQIRGTTVLVGVLAAISALRVFTEPYVLTGGGPGDATETIVLYLFERGVSPGTQAGYASAISLVLFVFVLAAAAVTGVLAKRRRA; this comes from the coding sequence GTGAGCGCCCGGACGCCCCTGGGGCGGCACCGGTGGTACGTCCCGCTGCTGTTCGTCGGGCCGGTCCTGCTGGTGCAGGGCACGTTCCTGTTCACCCCGCTGGTCAACACGTTCGTCCTGGCCTTCACCAACGCCAGCACCGTGGGCGGCGGGCACTTCACCGGCCTGGACAACTTCGCCCGGCTCGCCGGGGACGAGGAGTTCTGGGCAGCGGTCGGGCGGACCTTCCTGTACCTGGCGATCACCGCGCCGGTCATCGTGCTGCTGTCCACCTCGCTGGCGATCCTGGTGAACACCAGGCTGCGTGGGTCGGGTGTGGTGCGGGCGCTGTTGTTCTCCCCCATGGTGATGCCGCTGGCCACGGTCGCGGTGCTGTTCCAGTTCGTGCTGCGCTCCGACGGCCTGGCCAACCAGCTGCTCACCGGCCTGCACCTCATCGCCGCCCCGCTGCCGTTCCTGACCAGCTCCGACCTCGCGCTGCTCAGCCTCACCCTGGTCACCGTCTGGCGCGGCTGCGCGCTGGCCACGCTGATCACCCTGGCCGCGCTGCAGAACGTCTCCGAGGACCTGGACGAGGCGGCCCGCATCGACGGCGCGGGCTGGCTGCGCCGCACCTGGAGCGTGACCCTGCCGCAGATCCGGGGCACCACGGTGCTGGTGGGCGTGCTCGCCGCGATCAGCGCGCTGCGCGTGTTCACCGAGCCGTACGTGCTCACCGGCGGCGGACCGGGTGATGCCACCGAGACGATCGTGCTCTACCTGTTCGAGCGGGGTGTCTCCCCCGGTACGCAGGCCGGGTACGCCTCGGCGATCAGCCTGGTGCTGTTCGTGTTCGTGCTGGCCGCCGCGGCGGTCACCGGGGTCCTGGCCAAGAGGAGGCGCGCGTGA
- a CDS encoding glycoside hydrolase family 3 N-terminal domain-containing protein has translation MDDRLGLLTPRQKLAQCIVALPGLDGSGCPDQDTRAALAAGLGVLHGLVGTSVSGAGHYHARVAELGAGLGLPPPLVSANLESGIGYTLGGGGTDFPYPRGIGHSDDPELAERVAAEAAREARAVGFHWTFSPCVDVLTTPADPILGVRAFGVDAVRTGVLGAAQVRGYQAGGVLATAKHFPGHGDSTKDTHAELSTLDRSEREHELRHLPPFRAAVAAGAASVMVAHVSLPALGVHGPASLSPLVNRRWLRTELAYDGLVVTDSLRMGAIAARWTPAEAAVAALAAGADVANLKCPAAEVPAVLDTLEEALSAGWLDREELDRSVTRLLRARTWLGLHQEPGIDLDRCRELDEGRTWADPARTRTVSAEPVSGVANPVVVGESELARQLAARLAAPHVAAPPEALERVAHEHPGATLVAVTCPLPVDGGRDSTAFAVSVEAARRAGHPVLAVVNSTAAARDLRVAAPAVSVPAVDAFGIVSGAAVAAVAELLA, from the coding sequence GTGGACGACCGGCTGGGCCTGCTCACGCCCCGGCAGAAGCTCGCCCAGTGCATTGTCGCCCTGCCCGGCCTGGACGGAAGCGGTTGTCCGGACCAGGACACGAGGGCCGCGCTGGCCGCCGGGCTGGGCGTGCTGCACGGCCTGGTCGGCACCTCGGTGTCCGGAGCTGGCCACTACCACGCCCGGGTCGCCGAGCTCGGTGCCGGGCTGGGCCTGCCGCCGCCGCTGGTCTCGGCCAACCTGGAGTCCGGCATCGGCTACACGCTCGGCGGGGGCGGCACCGACTTCCCGTACCCGCGCGGCATCGGCCACAGCGATGACCCCGAGCTGGCCGAACGCGTGGCGGCCGAGGCGGCGCGGGAGGCCCGGGCGGTCGGCTTCCACTGGACGTTCAGCCCGTGCGTGGACGTGCTGACCACCCCGGCGGACCCGATCCTGGGCGTGCGGGCGTTCGGGGTGGACGCGGTGCGCACGGGTGTGCTGGGCGCGGCTCAGGTCCGCGGCTACCAGGCGGGCGGCGTGCTGGCGACGGCGAAGCACTTCCCGGGGCACGGCGACAGCACGAAGGACACCCACGCGGAACTGTCCACACTGGACCGCTCCGAACGGGAGCACGAGCTCCGCCACCTGCCCCCGTTCCGCGCGGCGGTGGCGGCGGGCGCGGCCTCGGTGATGGTGGCGCACGTGAGCCTGCCCGCCCTGGGCGTGCACGGCCCGGCGAGCCTGTCCCCGCTGGTGAACCGCCGGTGGCTGCGCACCGAGCTGGCCTACGACGGCCTGGTCGTCACCGACTCCCTGCGCATGGGCGCGATCGCGGCGCGCTGGACCCCGGCCGAGGCGGCGGTGGCGGCCCTGGCGGCGGGCGCGGACGTGGCCAACCTCAAGTGCCCGGCCGCCGAGGTCCCGGCGGTCCTGGACACCCTGGAGGAGGCCCTGTCGGCGGGCTGGCTGGACCGGGAGGAGCTGGACCGGTCGGTGACCCGCCTGCTGCGCGCCCGGACCTGGCTGGGGCTGCACCAGGAACCGGGCATCGACCTGGACCGCTGCCGCGAGCTGGACGAGGGCCGGACCTGGGCGGACCCGGCCCGGACGCGCACGGTGAGCGCCGAGCCGGTCTCGGGTGTGGCGAACCCGGTGGTGGTGGGCGAGAGCGAGCTGGCCCGCCAGCTGGCCGCCCGCCTGGCCGCCCCGCACGTGGCCGCGCCGCCGGAGGCCCTGGAGCGGGTGGCCCACGAGCACCCGGGCGCCACGCTCGTGGCGGTGACCTGCCCGCTCCCGGTCGACGGCGGCCGGGACTCGACGGCCTTCGCGGTGTCGGTGGAGGCGGCGAGGCGGGCCGGTCACCCGGTGCTGGCGGTGGTCAACTCCACGGCCGCCGCCCGGGACCTGCGCGTGGCCGCCCCGGCGGTGAGCGTGCCCGCGGTGGACGCCTTCGGCATCGTCTCCGGCGCGGCCGTCGCGGCGGTGGCCGAACTGCTGGCCTAA